In a genomic window of Malaclemys terrapin pileata isolate rMalTer1 chromosome 17, rMalTer1.hap1, whole genome shotgun sequence:
- the OLFM1 gene encoding noelin isoform X3, with protein MCSRDARTKQLRQLLEKVQNMSQSIEVLDRRTQRDLQYVEKMENQMKGLESKFKQVEESHKQHLARQFKAIKAKMEELRPLIPVLEEYKADAKLVLQFKEEVQNLTSVLNELQEEIGAYDYEELQNRVSNLEERLRACMQKLACGKLTGISDPVTIKTSGSRFGSWMTDPLAPEGENKVWYMDSYHNNRFVREYKSMSDFMNTDNFTSHRLPHPWSGTGQVVYNGSIYFNKYQSHIIIRFDLKTESILKTRSLDYAGYNNMYHYAWGGHSDIDLMVDENGLWAVYATNQNAGNIVISKLDPNTLQSLQTWNTSYPKRSAGEAFIICGTLYVTNGYSGGTKVHYAYQTNASTYEYIDIPFQNKYSHISMLDYNPKDRALYAWNNGHQILYNVTLFHVIRSDEL; from the exons GTGCAGAATATGTCTCAGTCAATAGAGGTATTGGACAGGCGAACTCAAAGAGACTTACAATATGTAGAGAAGATGGAGAACCAGATGAAGGGGTTGGAATCGAAATTCAAGCAAGTGGAAGAGAGTCACAAACAACACCTGGCAAGACAGTTTAAG GCAATAAAAGCGAAAATGGAGGAACTTAGGCCTTTGATACCAGTGTTGGAAGAGTACAAAGCCGATGCAAAATTGGTATTGCAGTTTAAAGAGGAGGTCCAGAATCTGACGTCAGTTCTAAACGAACTCCAGGAGGAGATTGGCGCCTATGACTACGAAGAGCTTCAGAACAGAGTGTCAAATCTTGAAGAAAGGCTCCGTGCATGCATGCAAAAATTAG CTTGTGGGAAGCTGACAGGAATAAGTGACCCAGTCACAATAAAAACCTCTGGATCAAGGTTTGGATCATGGATGACAGATCCTTTAGCTCCAGAAGGTGAAAACAAG GTCTGGTACATGGATAGCTACCACAACAACCGCTTTGTCCGAGAGTACAAAAGCATGTCGGATTTCATGAATACAGACAATTTCACCTCTCACCGTCTCCCTCACCCCTGGTCTGGCACCGGCCAAGTGGTCTACAATGGCTCGATCTATTTCAACAAATACCAAAGCCACATAATCATCAGGTTTGACTTGAAAACAGAGAGCATCCTCAAGACTCGCAGCCTGGATTatgctggctacaacaacatGTACCACTACGCCTGGGGTGGCCATTCTGACATTGACCTCATGGTGGATGAAAACGGCTTGTGGGCTGTCTATGCTACCAATCAAAACGCAGGGAACATTGTTATTAGCAAGCTGGACCCCAACACCCTGCAGAGCCTGCAGACCTGGAACACTAGCTACCCGAAACGCAGCGCCGGAGAGGCCTTTATCATCTGCGGTACGCTCTACGTCACCAACGGGTACTCAGGAGGAACCAAGGTGCACTATGCTTACCAGACCAATGCCTCCACTTACGAGTACATTGATATCCCATTCCAAAACAAATACTCACACATTTCCATGTTAGACTACAACCCGAAGGACCGAGCCCTCTACGCTTGGAACAACGGGCATCAGATACTTTACAACGTCACCCTCTTCCATGTCATCAGGTCTGATGAATTGTAG